A region from the Lysobacter sp. BMK333-48F3 genome encodes:
- the proB gene encoding glutamate 5-kinase yields the protein MSAAAKDFAAQPLPPWRRAVLKVGSSLLAGFEGGGLDPRYAAGLARFIESAREQQREVVLVSSGAVAAGRSRIHTGGDGLVLRQALASLGQASLIAFWQQLSSVPVAQVLLTHDDLRNRRRYLNARASLRELLRLGALPVINENDTVAVDELKLGDNDNLAAAVASLVDADLLLIATDIGGLYSGHPQRDPSARPIGHVAAVTPELLVAASGGAGALGTGGMRTKLEAAAKAATAGIATALFCGRDAEVVQALAQDRLHGTLVAAHSDRLRARKQWLRHAPASGSLHIDAGAANALRVRGASLLPGGVVAVEGEFRRGDVVELRVAADGEAVGRGLVQYNSVELGRIKGRHSRDIEAVLGFRYGESVVHRDDLVMLGGRTPAEVAAIAADPNDAAAANEGSKA from the coding sequence ATGAGCGCCGCGGCAAAGGATTTCGCTGCGCAGCCTTTGCCGCCCTGGCGCCGCGCCGTGCTCAAGGTCGGCAGCAGCCTGCTCGCCGGCTTCGAGGGCGGCGGGCTCGACCCGCGCTACGCCGCCGGGCTGGCGCGTTTCATCGAAAGCGCGCGCGAACAGCAGCGCGAAGTGGTGCTGGTGTCTTCCGGCGCGGTCGCGGCCGGGCGCAGCCGCATCCACACCGGCGGCGACGGACTGGTGCTGCGGCAGGCGCTGGCCTCGTTGGGCCAGGCCTCGCTGATCGCGTTCTGGCAGCAACTGTCGAGCGTGCCGGTGGCGCAGGTGCTGCTGACCCACGACGACCTGCGCAACCGCCGCCGCTATCTCAACGCGCGCGCTTCGCTGCGCGAGCTGCTGCGCCTGGGCGCGCTGCCGGTGATCAACGAGAACGACACGGTCGCGGTCGACGAGCTCAAGCTCGGCGACAACGACAACCTGGCCGCGGCGGTGGCCTCGCTGGTCGACGCCGACCTGCTGCTGATCGCCACCGACATCGGCGGCCTGTACAGCGGCCACCCGCAGCGCGATCCGAGCGCGCGGCCGATCGGCCATGTCGCGGCGGTGACCCCGGAACTGCTGGTCGCCGCCAGCGGCGGCGCCGGCGCGCTGGGCACCGGCGGCATGCGCACCAAGCTCGAAGCCGCGGCCAAGGCCGCCACCGCCGGCATCGCCACCGCGCTGTTCTGCGGCCGCGACGCCGAGGTGGTGCAGGCGCTGGCCCAAGACCGCTTGCACGGCACCCTGGTCGCCGCGCACAGCGACCGCCTGCGCGCGCGCAAGCAATGGCTGCGCCACGCGCCGGCCAGCGGCAGCCTGCATATCGACGCCGGCGCGGCGAATGCCTTGCGCGTGCGCGGCGCCTCGCTGCTGCCGGGTGGAGTGGTCGCGGTCGAAGGCGAGTTCCGCCGCGGCGACGTGGTCGAGCTGCGCGTGGCCGCGGACGGCGAGGCGGTCGGGCGCGGGCTGGTGCAGTACAACTCGGTCGAGTTGGGTCGAATCAAGGGCCGCCACAGCCGCGATATCGAGGCGGTGCTCGGCTTCCGCTACGGCGAGTCGGTGGTGCACCGGGACGATCTGGTGATGCTGGGCGGACGCACGCCGGCGGAGGTCGCCGCGATCGCGGCCGACCCCAACGATGCGGCCGCCGCGAACGAGGGGAGCAAGGCATGA
- the proS gene encoding proline--tRNA ligase has protein sequence MRLSRYFLPALKENPAEAQIASHRLMLRAGLIRQEAAGIYTWLPAGLRVLRKIEAVVRDELDRAGALELLMPTLQLADLWRESGRYEAYGPEMLRIRDRHERELLYGPTNEDMVTAIFRAHVKSYRALPMNLYQVQWKFRDEQRPRFGVLRGREFLMKDGYSFDLDEAAARRSYRRMFVAYLRIFARLGIRAIPMRAETGPIGGDLSHEFLVLASSGESAVYCDRGVLELPIPGDDIDYDGDLEPVVRQWSTLYAATEDVHDIERFEREVPAERRVQTRGIEVGQVFYFGTKYSQPMKAAVTGADGAEHAIHGGSYGIGVSRLVGAIVEAGHDEAGIVWPEPVAPFRVGLIDLDPADAAVSATCDDLYAQLQTRGLDVLHDDTPERAGVKFAHMDLLGLPWQIVVGRRGLERGIVELKRRATGERIELAPADAVARLSMKSNE, from the coding sequence ATGCGTCTGTCGCGTTATTTCTTGCCCGCGTTGAAGGAAAACCCCGCCGAGGCGCAGATCGCCTCGCACCGGCTGATGCTGCGCGCCGGGCTGATCCGGCAGGAAGCGGCCGGCATCTACACCTGGCTGCCGGCCGGCCTGCGCGTGCTGCGCAAGATCGAGGCCGTCGTCCGCGACGAACTCGATCGCGCCGGCGCGCTGGAGCTGCTGATGCCGACCCTGCAGCTGGCCGACCTGTGGCGCGAGAGCGGGCGCTACGAGGCCTACGGCCCGGAAATGCTGCGCATCCGCGACCGCCACGAGCGCGAGCTGCTGTACGGGCCGACCAACGAGGACATGGTCACCGCGATCTTCCGCGCCCATGTGAAGTCCTACCGCGCGCTGCCGATGAACCTGTACCAGGTGCAGTGGAAGTTCCGCGACGAGCAGCGGCCGCGCTTCGGCGTGCTGCGCGGGCGCGAGTTCCTGATGAAGGACGGGTACTCCTTCGACCTCGACGAGGCCGCGGCGCGGCGCAGCTACCGGCGCATGTTCGTCGCCTATCTGCGCATCTTCGCCCGGCTCGGCATCCGCGCCATCCCGATGCGCGCCGAAACCGGGCCGATAGGCGGCGACCTGTCGCACGAGTTCCTGGTCCTGGCCTCGTCCGGCGAGTCGGCGGTGTATTGCGACCGCGGCGTGCTGGAGCTGCCGATTCCCGGCGACGACATCGACTACGACGGCGACCTGGAACCGGTCGTGCGCCAGTGGAGCACGCTCTACGCCGCCACCGAGGACGTGCACGACATCGAGCGCTTCGAGCGCGAAGTGCCGGCGGAGCGGCGGGTGCAGACGCGCGGGATCGAAGTCGGCCAGGTGTTCTACTTCGGCACCAAGTACTCGCAACCGATGAAGGCCGCGGTGACCGGCGCCGACGGCGCCGAGCACGCCATCCACGGCGGTTCCTACGGCATCGGCGTGTCGCGCCTGGTCGGCGCGATCGTCGAGGCCGGTCATGACGAAGCCGGCATCGTCTGGCCCGAGCCGGTGGCGCCGTTCCGGGTCGGCCTGATCGATCTCGACCCGGCCGATGCGGCGGTGTCGGCTACCTGCGACGACCTGTACGCGCAATTGCAGACGCGCGGCCTGGACGTGTTGCACGACGACACGCCCGAGCGCGCCGGCGTGAAGTTCGCACACATGGACCTGCTCGGCCTGCCCTGGCAGATTGTGGTCGGCCGGCGCGGACTGGAGCGCGGCATCGTCGAACTCAAGCGCCGCGCGACCGGCGAGCGTATCGAACTGGCGCCGGCCGATGCGGTGGCGCGCTTGTCCATGAAAAGCAACGAGTGA
- a CDS encoding glutamate-5-semialdehyde dehydrogenase → MSGYVRTLAERARAASLTLAALDGGERAALIAAMAGQLDAQSAAILASNAEDVSHGEAAGLSAAMLDRLRLDPQRLGAIADALREVAAQADPLDGVTRSEPRPNGLVIERKRVPLGLIAMIYESRPNVTADAAALCLKAGNAVLLRGGSEARASNAAIAAALHAALRERSLPEAAVSLIEDTAREHVLELLQLSDLVDLAIPRGGESLIRFVAEHARVPVIKHYKGVCHLYVDRAADPALALDLLVDGKASRPGVCNALETLLVHRDIADAFLPPALAALAARGVQVRGCERVRAYAPELAAADEADYAAEYLDLIIAARVVDDLDQALAHIAQYGSDHTEVIATADPAAADAFVRRTRSSAVMVNASSRFNDGGQLGLGAEIGISTTRLHAYGPMGVESLTIERFVVRGAGQVRHPESQTR, encoded by the coding sequence ATGAGCGGTTACGTACGTACCTTGGCCGAGCGCGCCCGCGCGGCCTCGCTGACCCTGGCCGCGCTCGACGGCGGCGAACGCGCGGCGCTGATCGCGGCGATGGCGGGGCAACTGGACGCGCAGAGCGCCGCCATCCTGGCTTCCAACGCCGAGGACGTCAGCCACGGCGAAGCCGCCGGCCTCAGCGCGGCGATGCTCGACCGCCTGCGCCTGGACCCGCAGCGCCTGGGCGCCATCGCCGACGCGCTGCGCGAAGTGGCCGCGCAAGCCGATCCGCTCGACGGCGTCACCCGCAGCGAACCCCGTCCGAACGGGCTGGTGATCGAGCGCAAGCGCGTGCCGCTGGGCCTGATCGCGATGATCTACGAATCGCGCCCCAACGTGACCGCCGACGCTGCGGCGCTGTGCCTGAAGGCCGGCAACGCGGTGCTGCTGCGCGGCGGCTCGGAAGCGCGCGCCAGCAACGCCGCCATCGCCGCCGCCTTGCACGCGGCGCTGCGCGAACGCAGCCTGCCCGAGGCGGCGGTGTCGCTGATCGAGGACACCGCGCGCGAGCACGTGCTGGAACTGCTGCAACTGTCCGACCTGGTCGACCTGGCGATCCCGCGCGGCGGCGAAAGCCTGATCCGTTTCGTCGCCGAACACGCGCGAGTGCCGGTGATCAAGCACTACAAGGGCGTCTGCCACCTCTACGTCGACCGCGCCGCCGATCCCGCGCTGGCACTGGACCTGCTGGTCGACGGCAAGGCCTCGCGCCCCGGCGTGTGCAACGCCCTGGAAACCCTGCTGGTGCATCGCGACATCGCCGACGCCTTCCTGCCGCCCGCGCTGGCCGCCCTGGCCGCGCGCGGCGTGCAGGTGCGCGGCTGCGAGCGCGTGCGCGCCTATGCGCCGGAGCTGGCCGCCGCGGACGAAGCCGATTACGCCGCCGAGTACCTCGACCTGATCATCGCCGCCCGCGTCGTCGACGACCTCGACCAAGCCCTGGCGCACATCGCCCAGTACGGTTCCGACCACACCGAAGTGATCGCCACCGCCGACCCCGCCGCCGCCGACGCCTTCGTCCGCCGCACCCGCAGCTCCGCGGTGATGGTCAACGCCTCCTCGCGCTTCAACGACGGCGGCCAACTCGGCCTCGGCGCCGAGATCGGCATCTCGACCACCCGCCTGCACGCCTACGGCCCGATG
- the argH gene encoding argininosuccinate lyase — MSDLLWQKPGVKVDARIQNFLAGEDVILDREFFLFDIQASRAHAQGLQQIGILSAEELDGLSRELEALAEDFRVGRFVLDERYEDGHSAIEGRLIERLGDAGRKIHTGRSRNDQILVATRLWLKDRLSRVYALCRETAEVALARAEAEAGLPLPGYTHLQRAMVSSAGMWWGAWAEGFIDNAVRARQTLDWVDANPLGSAAGYGINLPLAREHTTQALGFGRLQLIATYAQLSRGKFELAAIDALSTALLDLRRLAWDLSLFTSAEFGFVALPAEYTTGSSIMPNKRNPDVIELMRASYSAAAAARAEIEHLLSLPSGYHRDLQFSKGAIFHAFGRGLGALELLPDLLRNLEWKPERLRAALEPSMYATDLAVDLARQGLPFRDAYKQAADPARWAEGDPEASLGARVSPGAAGDLRLDALQARLKELT, encoded by the coding sequence ATGTCCGATCTGCTTTGGCAAAAACCCGGCGTCAAGGTCGACGCGCGGATCCAGAACTTCCTCGCCGGCGAAGACGTGATTCTCGACCGCGAATTCTTCCTGTTCGACATCCAGGCCAGCCGCGCGCACGCGCAGGGTCTGCAGCAGATCGGCATCCTCAGCGCCGAGGAACTCGACGGCCTGTCGCGCGAACTGGAGGCGCTGGCCGAGGACTTCCGCGTCGGCCGCTTCGTCCTCGACGAGCGCTACGAAGACGGCCACTCGGCGATCGAAGGCCGGCTGATCGAACGCCTCGGCGACGCCGGGCGCAAGATCCACACCGGCCGCAGCCGCAACGACCAGATCCTGGTCGCGACCCGGCTGTGGCTGAAAGACCGGTTGAGCCGCGTCTACGCGCTGTGCCGCGAAACCGCCGAAGTCGCCCTGGCGCGGGCCGAAGCCGAGGCCGGCTTGCCGCTGCCGGGTTACACCCACCTGCAGCGAGCGATGGTGTCCAGCGCCGGCATGTGGTGGGGCGCCTGGGCCGAAGGCTTCATCGACAACGCCGTGCGCGCGCGCCAGACCCTGGACTGGGTCGACGCCAATCCGCTCGGCAGCGCCGCCGGCTACGGCATCAACCTGCCGCTGGCGCGCGAACACACCACCCAGGCGCTGGGCTTCGGCCGCCTGCAGCTGATCGCGACCTACGCCCAGCTCTCGCGCGGCAAATTCGAACTCGCCGCGATCGACGCGCTGTCGACCGCGCTGCTCGACCTGCGCCGCCTGGCCTGGGATCTGAGCCTGTTCACCAGCGCCGAGTTCGGCTTCGTCGCTCTGCCGGCCGAGTACACCACCGGCAGCTCGATCATGCCGAACAAGCGCAACCCCGACGTGATCGAGCTGATGCGCGCCAGCTATTCCGCCGCCGCCGCCGCGCGCGCCGAGATCGAGCATTTGCTGTCGCTGCCTTCGGGCTACCACCGCGACCTGCAATTCTCCAAGGGCGCGATCTTCCACGCCTTCGGCCGCGGCCTGGGCGCGCTGGAGCTGCTGCCCGACCTGCTGCGCAACCTGGAATGGAAGCCCGAGCGCTTGCGCGCGGCGCTGGAGCCGTCGATGTACGCCACCGACCTCGCGGTCGACCTGGCCCGCCAGGGCCTGCCGTTCCGCGACGCCTACAAGCAGGCCGCCGACCCTGCGCGCTGGGCCGAAGGCGACCCGGAGGCCAGCCTGGGCGCGCGAGTGTCGCCGGGCGCGGCGGGCGACCTGCGCCTGGACGCCTTGCAGGCGCGCCTGAAGGAACTGACATGA
- the argC gene encoding N-acetyl-gamma-glutamyl-phosphate reductase, whose product MTKTLGIVGARGHVGADLIRLIAGHPEFELAFVSSRELDGQRLADHIPEYAAKGPQLRYSSPSHDELAALGADAVVLALPNGKAAACVAAFDAAGAEPVIVDLSADYRFDDHWYYGLPELTRGQYHGQRRISNPGCYASAMQLAIAPLLNVLEGAVQCFGVSGYSGAGTTPSDKNDPDKLRDNLMPYALTGHLHEREVTRHLGHPVEFMPHVAAHFRGLTVTSNLHLSRRFEREELVEHYHRHYDGEPMVRVLDEAPWVSRIAGRHHVEIGGFSMSEDGRRVVVVSTLDNLLKGAATQALQNLNLAFGLDELTGIDAHPRP is encoded by the coding sequence ATGACTAAGACCCTGGGCATCGTCGGCGCGCGCGGCCACGTCGGCGCCGACCTGATCCGGCTGATCGCCGGCCACCCCGAGTTCGAGCTGGCCTTCGTGTCCTCGCGCGAACTCGATGGCCAGCGCCTGGCCGACCACATTCCCGAATACGCGGCCAAGGGCCCGCAGCTGCGCTACAGCTCGCCGAGCCACGACGAGCTGGCGGCGCTGGGCGCCGACGCGGTGGTGCTGGCCCTGCCCAACGGCAAGGCCGCCGCCTGCGTGGCCGCGTTCGACGCCGCCGGCGCCGAGCCGGTGATCGTCGACCTGTCGGCCGATTACCGCTTCGACGATCACTGGTACTACGGCCTGCCCGAGCTGACCCGCGGCCAGTACCACGGCCAGCGCCGGATCAGCAATCCGGGTTGCTACGCCAGCGCGATGCAGCTGGCGATCGCGCCGCTGCTGAACGTGCTGGAGGGCGCGGTGCAGTGCTTCGGCGTGTCCGGTTACTCCGGCGCCGGCACCACGCCGTCGGACAAGAACGACCCCGACAAGCTGCGCGACAATCTGATGCCGTACGCGCTGACCGGACACCTGCACGAGCGCGAGGTCACCCGCCACCTCGGCCACCCGGTCGAGTTCATGCCGCACGTGGCGGCGCATTTCCGCGGCCTGACCGTGACCTCGAACCTGCACCTGTCGCGCCGCTTCGAGCGCGAGGAACTGGTCGAGCACTATCACCGCCATTACGACGGCGAACCGATGGTGCGGGTGCTGGATGAGGCGCCTTGGGTGAGCCGCATCGCCGGCCGCCACCATGTCGAGATCGGCGGTTTTTCGATGTCCGAGGACGGCCGCCGGGTGGTGGTGGTGTCGACCCTGGACAACCTGCTCAAGGGCGCGGCGACGCAGGCGCTGCAGAACCTCAACCTGGCCTTCGGCCTGGACGAACTGACCGGCATCGACGCGCACCCGCGACCGTGA